From the genome of Thermomicrobiales bacterium, one region includes:
- a CDS encoding LysE family translocator — protein MDLSLALKGVLIGLSVAAPIGPMSMLTMRRAIERGLAAGLVSGLGIALADATYGAIAAFGLTSLSDLLIDHQRIIRIAGGIALLLIAWRILQNARSPVEARTETAASQSLGRIVGSMFLLTLSNPTTILSFAAIFGGLGLSLGSSTADSALLVASVFAGSMLWWLFLCGVLSRVRHRLTPTWITRVDLAAGVIILVMALISLVSGLR, from the coding sequence ATGGATCTCTCCCTTGCGCTCAAAGGAGTGCTCATCGGGCTCTCGGTGGCCGCACCGATCGGCCCCATGTCGATGCTCACCATGCGTCGCGCAATCGAGCGCGGTCTCGCCGCTGGTCTTGTTTCCGGTCTCGGTATTGCGTTGGCCGATGCAACCTATGGGGCCATTGCCGCGTTCGGGTTGACGTCGCTTTCCGACCTGTTGATCGACCACCAGCGGATCATTCGGATTGCCGGCGGCATCGCGTTGCTCTTGATCGCCTGGCGCATTCTGCAGAATGCACGCTCACCAGTGGAGGCTCGCACGGAGACAGCGGCCTCGCAGAGCCTGGGGCGCATCGTCGGGTCGATGTTCCTCCTGACGCTCTCCAATCCGACCACTATTCTCTCGTTCGCCGCGATCTTTGGGGGGTTGGGGCTCTCTCTAGGGTCGAGCACCGCCGACTCGGCTCTGCTGGTCGCAAGCGTGTTCGCCGGTTCGATGCTCTGGTGGCTCTTTCTCTGTGGAGTGCTCTCGCGCGTTCGGCACCGGCTCACCCCGACCTGGATCACCCGCGTCGACCTGGCGGCTGGCGTCATCATTCTTGTGATGGCGCTCATTTCACTTGTATCCGGCTTGCGCTAG